A region of Streptomyces sp. R44 DNA encodes the following proteins:
- a CDS encoding GNAT family N-acetyltransferase: protein MEPQVVDRPEKSRYEVLAGDDGTETAGFAEYFLSEDEIAFIHTETDPRFAGRGLGGLLARGALDDARARGLHVLPYCPFIRGWIRKHPEYTDLVPEPRRARFGL from the coding sequence ATGGAACCGCAGGTGGTGGACCGCCCGGAGAAGTCCCGCTACGAGGTCCTCGCCGGTGACGACGGCACCGAGACCGCCGGCTTCGCCGAGTACTTCCTCTCCGAGGACGAGATCGCCTTCATCCACACCGAGACCGACCCCCGGTTCGCCGGCCGGGGCCTGGGCGGGCTGCTCGCCCGCGGCGCCCTCGACGACGCCCGCGCACGCGGGCTGCACGTCCTGCCGTACTGCCCCTTCATCCGGGGGTGGATCCGCAAGCACCCCGAGTACACCGACCTCGTGCCGGAGCCGCGGCGCGCACGCTTCGGCCTCTGA
- a CDS encoding helix-turn-helix domain-containing protein yields MLTTASVPDRDKVAYWNDAVSRTLVPMTVAPRGDGPFDGRITTRRVGYLQVSTMEADAKRVSRTPALIARSSEALVAVGVQISGTATFVQDGRRAEVGEGDLVVYDTDRPYSFDYPRRFATHVFQLPRHALGVPDSDIRQVTGNAIGTGNGFGAMLRPFLATLASSPADGYPPALADRLAGNVVDLFATLVAERAHPGGTDADGRSHLMPRVRDFINRNLGDPELSPERIARAHRISVRYLHRLFEGEGITVGQLIRQRRLEECGRELARRGRTAPTVSAVAQRWGFVNPAHFSRSFRAAYGVSPREWRDRRTGHGTEREGADLPPSSG; encoded by the coding sequence GTGTTGACGACCGCCTCCGTGCCGGACCGGGACAAGGTCGCGTACTGGAACGACGCGGTGAGCCGGACGCTGGTGCCGATGACGGTCGCCCCTCGCGGCGACGGGCCCTTCGACGGCCGGATCACCACCCGCCGCGTCGGATACCTCCAGGTCTCCACGATGGAGGCCGACGCGAAGCGGGTCAGCCGCACGCCGGCGCTGATCGCCAGGTCGTCCGAGGCGCTGGTGGCGGTCGGTGTCCAGATATCCGGCACGGCCACCTTCGTCCAGGACGGCCGGCGGGCCGAGGTGGGTGAGGGCGACCTGGTGGTGTACGACACGGACCGGCCGTACTCCTTCGACTATCCCCGACGGTTCGCCACGCACGTCTTCCAGCTTCCGCGCCACGCGCTGGGCGTGCCGGACAGCGACATCCGACAGGTCACGGGCAACGCCATCGGCACCGGGAACGGCTTCGGCGCGATGCTGCGGCCGTTCCTGGCCACCCTGGCCTCCTCCCCGGCCGACGGCTACCCGCCGGCCCTCGCGGACCGGTTGGCCGGCAATGTCGTCGACCTGTTCGCCACGCTGGTGGCCGAGCGGGCCCACCCGGGCGGCACGGACGCGGACGGCCGGAGCCATCTGATGCCGCGCGTCCGCGACTTCATCAACCGGAACCTGGGCGACCCGGAGCTGTCGCCGGAGCGCATCGCCCGGGCGCACCGGATCTCCGTCCGGTACCTGCACCGGCTTTTCGAAGGCGAGGGGATCACGGTCGGCCAGCTCATCCGGCAACGGCGCCTGGAGGAGTGCGGCCGCGAACTGGCCCGCCGCGGCAGGACCGCTCCGACCGTGTCCGCCGTGGCCCAGAGGTGGGGCTTCGTGAACCCCGCCCACTTCAGCCGGTCCTTCCGCGCCGCCTACGGCGTCTCCCCGCGTGAATGGCGCGACCGGCGCACCGGACACGGAACCGAGCGGGAAGGGGCTGACCTTCCGCCGTCCAGCGGGTAA
- a CDS encoding GPR1/FUN34/YaaH family transporter produces the protein MSTESSPASASAPAPDDGPEAAPGRRFEPDLRSMTRINLRPIASPMPLGFFTVAIASVMTGCLQLGLFEADARGAVALCVLPAFALQFLVSVLAFGARDVIAATLMAVFAGSWLAYALVMFSGAADGLRVLGVFNLALLCFGALMTAVTRPKRALWLVLAVSLPRWATTGLSGLTGAEWLTRTSGALGLLVALVAMYAAFALMLEDMRSEEVLPIGRSGPAHAAVEGDLAVQLRNLERQAGVRRTL, from the coding sequence ATGAGTACGGAATCATCCCCGGCTTCCGCCTCGGCCCCCGCCCCCGACGACGGACCCGAGGCCGCCCCGGGCCGCCGCTTCGAGCCCGACCTCCGGTCCATGACCCGGATCAACCTGCGCCCCATCGCCTCGCCCATGCCGCTCGGCTTCTTCACGGTCGCGATCGCCTCCGTGATGACGGGATGCCTGCAGCTCGGGCTCTTCGAGGCCGACGCCCGCGGCGCGGTCGCCCTGTGCGTACTGCCCGCCTTCGCCCTGCAGTTCCTGGTGAGCGTCCTGGCCTTCGGGGCCCGGGACGTGATCGCGGCGACGCTCATGGCCGTCTTCGCCGGCAGCTGGCTGGCCTACGCGCTCGTCATGTTCAGCGGCGCGGCCGACGGCCTCCGCGTCCTCGGCGTCTTCAACCTGGCGCTGCTCTGCTTCGGGGCCCTGATGACCGCCGTGACCCGGCCCAAGCGGGCGCTGTGGCTCGTCCTGGCGGTCTCCCTGCCCCGCTGGGCGACCACCGGCCTGTCGGGTCTCACCGGCGCCGAATGGCTCACGCGCACCTCCGGGGCCCTCGGCCTCCTGGTGGCGCTCGTCGCCATGTACGCGGCGTTCGCCCTGATGCTGGAGGACATGCGCAGCGAGGAGGTCCTGCCCATCGGCCGCAGCGGCCCCGCCCACGCCGCCGTGGAGGGCGACCTCGCGGTCCAGCTCCGGAACCTCGAACGCCAGGCCGGTGTGCGCCGCACGCTCTGA
- a CDS encoding helix-turn-helix domain-containing protein encodes MYGDRSFGAVLRDVRQRRRLTMEELAEASGVSVRAIGDMERGRSRVPQRRTVVALAEGLGLPETEREALLASARTARPTRSVAAAGTVVPPRTVGDFTGRAPELALLRNAAERARTGEEESVWVVSGPPGCGKTTLALKAAADLAEGFPDGCFVVDLHGVDGPVDTGEALLKLLKALGVSDRRLAQEDPQGRAGLLRALLGDRRCLVVLDNARDEGQVRELLPVGGRSLVLITSRRPLTGLEDVGRLMLCAMAQDEAVGLLRRILGEERADAEPAAVARVAELCGRLPLALRVAGNWLTVRSGWSVDHLVRRLADEERRLGALAAGDIRVEAAFELSYRQLTGQAARMLRLLSLVPGPDMTAAYGAALTATDVFEAEDVMEELVEAGLLQTTFTGRHQLHDLMRLFARARLSREEEPGERDAAEDRLRTWLLDTAVVAGRWYKPKYGAPPPSWQGLVPLASAEEARAWLQSEAPSWLAALRGAARRGEHTQVVETAYAMEWFCDLWVHWGHWPEVFGLAAEAAAALDDPYMRAFHLNCHSWALSGCEQRHLEAIAQADEALIHARRAQDVHQQASALVQGASAHWQLGNTQMVADRTLAAVELSEAAGYYEVWPQAVRLYGTALRMLGRAEEALRQQQRVIAFLDEPDCPVSGHVADIFRAHTTQALGAACFALGRWREAADHLRSAQAQSSRLGMFHREAEQLLLLAETLIRLGETEEARSFLRQALALGEAADDKELKAAQKLLDTLPAE; translated from the coding sequence GTGTACGGGGACAGGTCGTTCGGTGCCGTTCTGCGGGATGTGCGGCAGCGACGCCGGTTGACGATGGAGGAACTGGCCGAGGCGTCGGGTGTGAGTGTCCGGGCCATCGGCGACATGGAGCGGGGGCGCAGTCGCGTACCGCAGCGGCGCACGGTGGTGGCCCTCGCGGAGGGCCTCGGGCTTCCGGAGACGGAGCGGGAGGCGCTGCTCGCCTCGGCGCGGACGGCGCGTCCGACGCGCTCGGTCGCGGCGGCGGGGACGGTGGTGCCGCCGCGAACGGTGGGCGACTTCACGGGGCGCGCACCGGAGCTGGCACTGCTGCGGAACGCGGCGGAACGGGCCCGTACCGGCGAGGAGGAGTCGGTGTGGGTCGTCTCGGGTCCTCCCGGGTGCGGGAAGACGACACTGGCGCTGAAGGCGGCGGCGGATCTGGCGGAGGGGTTCCCCGACGGGTGCTTCGTCGTGGACCTGCACGGGGTGGACGGGCCCGTGGACACGGGCGAGGCGCTCCTGAAGCTGCTGAAGGCCCTCGGCGTGTCGGACCGCAGGCTGGCGCAGGAGGATCCCCAGGGCCGCGCCGGGCTGCTGCGGGCGCTGCTGGGTGACCGCCGGTGCCTGGTGGTGCTGGACAACGCCCGCGACGAGGGCCAGGTCCGTGAGCTGCTGCCCGTGGGCGGGCGGAGCCTGGTGCTGATCACCAGCCGGCGGCCCCTGACCGGCCTGGAGGACGTCGGCCGCCTGATGCTCTGTGCGATGGCGCAGGACGAGGCGGTCGGCCTGCTGCGCCGGATCCTGGGCGAGGAACGGGCGGACGCAGAACCGGCGGCCGTGGCACGGGTGGCCGAGCTGTGCGGGCGGCTGCCGCTGGCCCTGCGGGTGGCGGGCAACTGGCTGACGGTCCGTTCCGGCTGGAGCGTCGACCACCTGGTCCGGCGCCTGGCCGACGAGGAGCGGCGCCTCGGCGCGCTCGCCGCGGGCGACATACGGGTGGAGGCGGCCTTCGAGCTGTCCTACCGTCAGCTGACCGGGCAGGCCGCGCGGATGCTGCGGCTGCTGAGTCTGGTGCCGGGGCCGGACATGACCGCCGCCTACGGCGCCGCCCTGACCGCGACGGACGTCTTCGAGGCCGAGGACGTGATGGAGGAACTCGTCGAGGCCGGGCTGCTGCAGACCACCTTCACCGGCCGCCACCAACTCCACGACCTCATGCGGCTGTTCGCCCGCGCCCGGCTGTCCCGCGAGGAGGAGCCCGGCGAGCGGGACGCGGCCGAGGACCGGCTGCGCACCTGGCTGCTCGACACCGCCGTGGTCGCCGGCCGCTGGTACAAGCCCAAGTACGGTGCTCCGCCGCCCTCCTGGCAGGGCCTGGTCCCGCTGGCGAGCGCCGAGGAGGCCCGTGCCTGGCTCCAGAGCGAAGCCCCGTCCTGGCTCGCGGCGCTGCGCGGCGCCGCCCGGCGGGGCGAGCACACACAGGTCGTCGAGACCGCCTATGCGATGGAATGGTTCTGCGACCTGTGGGTCCACTGGGGGCACTGGCCCGAGGTCTTCGGCCTGGCCGCCGAGGCCGCCGCCGCGCTCGACGACCCGTACATGCGGGCCTTCCACCTCAACTGTCATTCGTGGGCCCTGAGCGGCTGCGAGCAGCGACACCTCGAAGCCATCGCACAGGCCGACGAAGCGCTGATTCACGCCCGCCGGGCACAGGACGTCCACCAGCAGGCCTCGGCACTGGTGCAGGGGGCGAGCGCACACTGGCAACTCGGCAACACCCAGATGGTCGCGGACAGGACTCTCGCCGCCGTCGAGCTGTCGGAGGCAGCCGGGTACTACGAGGTCTGGCCCCAGGCCGTGCGCCTCTACGGAACCGCCCTGCGCATGCTCGGCCGTGCCGAGGAAGCCCTGAGACAGCAGCAGCGCGTCATCGCCTTCCTCGACGAGCCCGACTGCCCGGTGAGCGGGCACGTCGCCGACATCTTCCGTGCCCACACGACTCAGGCGCTCGGCGCCGCCTGCTTCGCGCTGGGGCGGTGGCGGGAGGCGGCCGACCACCTTCGCAGTGCCCAGGCCCAGTCGAGTCGCCTCGGCATGTTCCACAGGGAGGCCGAACAGCTCCTGCTTCTGGCGGAGACCCTGATCCGACTGGGTGAGACCGAGGAGGCCCGCTCGTTCCTGCGCCAGGCCCTCGCCCTCGGCGAAGCCGCCGACGACAAGGAGCTGAAGGCCGCGCAGAAGCTCCTGGACACGCTCCCCGCCGAGTGA
- a CDS encoding alpha/beta hydrolase, whose translation MTDRPTLEPAAQAFADATAQPPYLYQIPVADGRKAVDGVQSGEGVPLPDVDEEWTTVHGGPTGDVRVRIVRPRGASGPLPVILYIHGAGWVFGNAHTHDRLVRELAVGTRAAVVFPEYDLSPEARYPVAIEQNYSVAQWIAREGHHKDLDGTRIAVAGDSVGGNMTAALTLMAKQRGDVTLVQQVLFYPVTDASFDTDSYHAFAEGYFLRRDAMKWFWDQYTTEEAERAQITASPLRATTEQLTGLPPALVVTAEADVLRDEGEAYAAKLRAAGVPVTALRVQGVIHDFVMLNALRETQGAELAIGVATDVLRKALA comes from the coding sequence ATGACGGACCGGCCGACCCTCGAACCCGCCGCCCAGGCCTTCGCCGACGCCACCGCCCAGCCGCCGTACCTCTACCAGATCCCTGTCGCGGACGGCCGCAAGGCCGTGGACGGCGTCCAGAGCGGTGAAGGCGTCCCGCTGCCCGACGTCGACGAGGAGTGGACCACCGTCCACGGCGGACCGACCGGCGACGTCCGCGTCCGGATCGTCCGGCCCCGCGGCGCCTCCGGCCCGCTCCCGGTCATCCTCTACATCCACGGCGCCGGCTGGGTCTTCGGCAACGCCCACACCCACGACCGGCTCGTCCGCGAACTCGCCGTGGGTACCCGGGCGGCCGTCGTCTTCCCCGAGTACGACCTCTCGCCCGAGGCCCGCTACCCCGTCGCGATCGAGCAGAACTACAGCGTCGCCCAGTGGATCGCCCGCGAGGGCCACCACAAGGACCTCGACGGCACCCGGATCGCCGTCGCGGGCGACTCGGTCGGCGGCAACATGACCGCCGCCCTCACCCTCATGGCCAAGCAGCGCGGCGACGTGACGCTCGTCCAGCAGGTCCTCTTCTACCCGGTCACCGACGCGAGCTTCGACACCGACTCGTACCACGCCTTCGCCGAGGGCTACTTCCTGCGCCGCGACGCCATGAAGTGGTTCTGGGACCAGTACACGACCGAGGAGGCCGAGCGCGCCCAGATCACCGCCTCGCCGCTGCGCGCCACCACCGAGCAGCTCACCGGCCTGCCGCCCGCCCTGGTCGTCACGGCCGAGGCCGACGTCCTGCGCGACGAGGGCGAGGCGTACGCGGCGAAGCTCCGCGCCGCCGGCGTCCCCGTCACCGCCCTGCGCGTCCAGGGCGTCATCCACGACTTCGTCATGCTGAACGCGCTGCGCGAGACGCAGGGCGCGGAACTCGCCATCGGCGTCGCCACCGACGTCCTGCGCAAGGCCCTCGCATGA
- a CDS encoding alpha/beta hydrolase, translating into MTDFAPSSARMPVLDHPTRAFVARHACPPSAPGTDPEQARLDLARLQRNDVPDPVDRLDETATSTEWLALPGGPTGHVRVQVVRPADSVGELPVVLFLHGLGWTLGDAGTHERLVRAFALGADAAVVFVDYERAPEARYPVAVEQCYAVARWICERGGEIGLDGSRMAAVGDSAGGNLVAALTLLAKERGGVRLRQQVLLCPVTDAGCDTPSYEEFADGYFLGRETMRWFWDQYLPDVRQRSQATASPLRASLEQLTGLPPALVVTSEADVVRDEGEAYATKLRAAGVPVVSMRYHGTIHGFMVLDPLRDTDAARAALVQALDTVHVALHRHRG; encoded by the coding sequence GTGACCGACTTCGCCCCTTCGTCCGCCCGGATGCCGGTCCTCGACCACCCCACCCGCGCCTTCGTGGCCCGGCACGCCTGCCCGCCGTCGGCGCCCGGCACGGACCCGGAGCAGGCCCGTCTGGACCTGGCGCGTCTCCAGCGGAACGACGTCCCCGACCCCGTCGACCGTCTCGACGAGACAGCCACCTCCACGGAGTGGCTCGCACTGCCGGGCGGGCCGACCGGTCACGTACGGGTGCAGGTGGTCAGGCCCGCCGACAGCGTCGGCGAGCTCCCCGTCGTGCTGTTCCTGCACGGCCTCGGCTGGACCCTGGGCGACGCCGGCACCCATGAACGCCTGGTGCGGGCCTTCGCCCTCGGCGCGGACGCGGCCGTCGTCTTCGTCGACTACGAGCGCGCCCCCGAGGCGCGGTATCCGGTCGCCGTCGAGCAGTGCTACGCGGTCGCACGCTGGATCTGCGAGCGGGGCGGCGAGATCGGCCTGGACGGCAGCCGGATGGCCGCCGTGGGCGACTCGGCGGGCGGCAACCTGGTGGCGGCCCTGACCCTGCTCGCCAAGGAGCGGGGAGGGGTGCGGCTGCGGCAGCAGGTGCTGCTCTGCCCGGTCACCGACGCCGGCTGCGACACCCCGTCGTACGAGGAGTTCGCCGACGGCTACTTCCTCGGCCGCGAGACCATGCGCTGGTTCTGGGACCAGTACCTGCCCGACGTACGGCAGCGGAGCCAGGCCACCGCGTCACCGCTGCGGGCGTCCCTGGAGCAGCTCACCGGCCTCCCGCCGGCGCTGGTGGTGACCAGCGAGGCCGACGTGGTGCGCGACGAGGGCGAGGCGTACGCGACGAAGCTCCGGGCGGCCGGGGTGCCGGTGGTCTCCATGCGCTACCACGGGACGATCCACGGCTTCATGGTGCTCGATCCGCTCCGCGACACGGATGCCGCCCGCGCCGCGCTCGTCCAGGCCCTCGACACCGTGCACGTCGCCCTGCACCGGCACCGCGGCTGA
- a CDS encoding alpha/beta fold hydrolase, with product MPYITVGQENTTSIDLYYEDHGAGQPVVLIHGFPLDGHSWERQSAALLDAGYRVITYDRRGFGQSSQPTTGYDYDTFAADLNTVMETLDLNDAVLVGFSMGTGEVARYVSRYGSARVAKVAFLASLEPCLLKTDDNPDGVAPKEFFDGIVAAVKADRYAYYTAFFKDFYNLDENLGSRISEEAVRNSWNTAAGGGFFAASAAPSTWYTDFRADIPSVDVPALILHGTADRILPAENTARPFHRALPSAEYVEIEGAPHGLLWTHAEEVNTALLAFLAK from the coding sequence ATGCCGTACATCACCGTCGGCCAGGAGAACACCACCTCCATCGACCTCTACTACGAGGACCACGGCGCCGGACAGCCGGTCGTCCTCATCCACGGCTTCCCGCTCGACGGCCACTCCTGGGAGCGGCAGAGCGCCGCCCTGCTCGACGCCGGCTACCGCGTGATCACGTACGACCGCCGGGGCTTCGGCCAGTCCTCCCAGCCGACGACCGGCTACGACTACGACACCTTCGCGGCCGACCTGAACACCGTGATGGAGACCCTCGACCTGAACGACGCCGTCCTCGTCGGCTTCTCCATGGGCACCGGCGAGGTCGCCCGCTACGTGTCCCGGTACGGCTCCGCCCGCGTCGCGAAGGTCGCCTTCCTGGCCTCGCTGGAGCCCTGCCTGCTCAAGACCGACGACAACCCGGACGGTGTGGCTCCGAAGGAGTTCTTCGACGGGATCGTCGCCGCCGTGAAGGCCGACCGCTACGCCTACTACACCGCCTTCTTCAAGGACTTCTACAACCTCGACGAGAACCTGGGCAGCCGGATCAGCGAGGAGGCGGTCCGCAACAGCTGGAACACCGCGGCCGGCGGCGGCTTCTTCGCGGCGTCCGCCGCGCCGTCGACCTGGTACACCGACTTCCGCGCCGACATCCCGTCCGTCGACGTGCCCGCCCTGATCCTGCACGGCACGGCCGACCGCATCCTGCCCGCCGAGAACACGGCGCGCCCCTTCCACCGGGCGCTCCCGTCCGCCGAGTACGTCGAGATCGAGGGCGCCCCGCACGGCCTGCTGTGGACGCACGCCGAGGAGGTCAACACCGCCCTCCTCGCCTTCCTGGCGAAGTGA
- a CDS encoding amidohydrolase: MTGPSTSMPVAGLVPAPRREHAHADLLVRNAKVFTGDPDRPEARAVAIRDGRVAALGDDHDLAHLVGPGTKVVDALGRRVIPGLNDSHLHVIRGGLNYVLELRWDGVRSLRHALAMLREQAGRTPKGQWIRVVGGWTAEQFAERRMPTVAELNAAAPDTPVFVLHLYQSALMNRAAVKAAGFTRETPDPRGGQIVRGRDGEPNGVLLAAPGALILYSTLAKAPALDEADKRTSTRHFLRELNRFGLTSAVDAAGGFQNFPDNYATVVDLARSGELSLRIAYHLFPQTAGQELADLKRWTEMVKPGDGDEWLRLNGAGENLTWAAADFENFSEPRPELGSYEPEFEQAVRLLLENGWGFRLHATYDETIRRDLAVFEKLAAEGLFPGGNRWLFDHAETVSADSLDRIAALGGALSVQNRMSFQGTAFRDRYGAEAAAHAPPVRAMLDRGLTVAAGTDATRVSSYNPWVALHWLVTGRTVGGTALSPAGTLIDRETALDLYTRGGARLTGEQDVKGSLREGWYGDLAILSDDFLTVPEDVIPDIESVLTVVGGRIVHASAEYEGLDESVPPVSPAWSPVAHFGGYQSGARQATLVAEAVAESEEHRRWRVARGTTPDTPPPFLDPCFEH, from the coding sequence ATGACCGGGCCGTCGACCAGCATGCCGGTGGCGGGCCTCGTCCCCGCCCCGCGCCGGGAGCATGCGCACGCCGATCTCCTCGTCCGCAACGCCAAGGTGTTCACGGGCGACCCCGACCGTCCCGAGGCCCGCGCCGTCGCGATCCGCGACGGCCGGGTCGCGGCCCTCGGCGACGACCACGACCTCGCCCACCTCGTCGGGCCGGGCACGAAGGTCGTCGACGCCCTGGGCCGCCGGGTGATCCCCGGACTCAACGACTCGCACCTGCACGTCATCCGGGGCGGCCTCAACTACGTCCTGGAGCTCCGCTGGGACGGCGTACGCAGCCTCCGCCACGCGCTCGCGATGCTGCGCGAGCAGGCCGGCCGCACCCCGAAGGGGCAGTGGATCCGGGTCGTCGGCGGCTGGACCGCCGAGCAGTTCGCCGAGCGCCGGATGCCGACCGTCGCCGAGCTGAACGCCGCCGCCCCCGACACCCCGGTCTTCGTCCTGCACCTGTACCAGTCGGCCCTGATGAACCGGGCCGCCGTCAAGGCCGCCGGCTTCACCCGGGAGACCCCCGACCCGCGCGGCGGCCAGATCGTACGGGGCAGGGACGGCGAACCCAACGGCGTCCTCCTCGCCGCCCCGGGTGCGCTCATCCTGTACTCGACCCTGGCCAAGGCACCGGCCCTCGACGAGGCCGACAAGCGGACGTCGACGCGGCACTTCCTGCGCGAGCTGAACCGCTTCGGCCTGACCTCGGCGGTCGACGCCGCCGGCGGGTTCCAGAACTTCCCCGACAACTACGCCACGGTCGTCGACCTCGCCAGGTCCGGCGAGCTGTCGCTGCGGATCGCCTACCACCTCTTCCCGCAGACGGCCGGGCAGGAGCTCGCCGACCTCAAGCGCTGGACCGAGATGGTCAAGCCCGGCGACGGCGACGAGTGGCTCCGGCTCAACGGCGCGGGCGAGAACCTGACCTGGGCCGCCGCCGACTTCGAGAACTTCTCCGAACCCCGCCCCGAACTGGGGTCGTACGAGCCCGAGTTCGAGCAGGCCGTCCGGCTCCTGCTGGAGAACGGCTGGGGATTCAGGCTCCACGCGACCTACGACGAGACGATCCGCCGCGACCTGGCCGTCTTCGAGAAGCTCGCGGCGGAAGGCCTGTTCCCCGGCGGCAACCGCTGGCTCTTCGACCACGCCGAGACCGTCTCGGCCGACAGCCTGGACCGGATCGCGGCCCTCGGCGGCGCCCTGTCCGTCCAGAACCGCATGTCCTTCCAGGGCACCGCGTTCCGCGACCGATACGGTGCCGAGGCCGCCGCCCACGCCCCGCCGGTCCGCGCCATGCTCGACCGGGGCCTGACGGTCGCCGCCGGAACCGACGCCACCCGCGTCTCCTCGTACAACCCCTGGGTCGCCCTCCACTGGCTGGTCACCGGCAGGACCGTCGGCGGCACGGCGCTCTCCCCGGCCGGCACCCTGATCGACCGGGAGACCGCCCTCGACCTCTACACCCGCGGGGGAGCCCGGCTCACCGGCGAGCAGGACGTCAAGGGAAGCCTGCGGGAAGGCTGGTACGGCGACCTCGCGATCCTCTCGGACGACTTCCTGACCGTGCCCGAGGACGTCATCCCCGACATCGAGTCCGTCCTCACCGTCGTCGGCGGCCGCATCGTCCACGCGAGCGCGGAGTACGAGGGCCTCGACGAGTCCGTCCCGCCGGTGAGTCCCGCATGGAGCCCCGTGGCCCACTTCGGCGGCTACCAGAGCGGTGCCCGCCAGGCGACGCTCGTGGCCGAGGCCGTCGCCGAGTCCGAAGAGCACCGCCGGTGGCGCGTCGCCCGCGGCACCACTCCCGACACGCCTCCGCCCTTCCTCGACCCCTGCTTCGAGCACTGA
- a CDS encoding NAD(P)/FAD-dependent oxidoreductase, protein MEDAYGDAYDVVVVGGGPGGEVVADRVVRSGLTAVVVEADEVGGECSYRACVPSKALLRPAAALEAARSVDGARQAVTAAPDPERVLARRDRFTGRGDDSGQADWLHGAGITLVRGHGRLAGERRVEVTGADGTVRTLRARLAVVLAPGTEPALPPVDGLDRIGVWTNRQATTAGAVPGRLVVIGGGVVACEMATAWRSLGSSVTLLVRDQALLTGWEPCAGEEVTRGLTGLGVTIRFGVSATRVARDATTRTVTVETDDGATLVCDELLAAVGRRPRTAGLGLETVGLPSGDWLPVDDTCRVTALDGDWLYAVGDVNHRAPLTHMAKYQARACAAAIAERAAGRPADTGRRQAWSAEADRFAVPQAVFTQPEIASVGLTERAAREAGVAVRAVEYRIDDVAGAALHADGYRGHAKLVVDEARGVVVGCTLTGPMATELIHTATVAIVGEVPLERLWHAVPAFPTVSEVWLRLLEAYGL, encoded by the coding sequence ATGGAGGACGCGTACGGGGACGCGTACGACGTGGTCGTCGTCGGCGGCGGACCCGGCGGTGAGGTCGTCGCCGACCGGGTCGTCCGGTCCGGGCTGACCGCCGTCGTCGTCGAGGCCGACGAGGTCGGCGGCGAGTGCTCCTACCGTGCCTGCGTGCCCAGCAAGGCCCTGCTGCGGCCCGCCGCCGCCCTGGAGGCCGCGCGGTCGGTCGACGGGGCACGCCAGGCGGTGACCGCGGCGCCCGACCCGGAGCGTGTCCTGGCCCGCCGCGACCGGTTCACCGGGCGCGGCGACGACTCCGGTCAGGCCGACTGGCTGCACGGCGCCGGCATCACCCTCGTACGAGGACACGGGCGGCTCGCCGGAGAGCGCCGCGTGGAGGTGACCGGGGCCGACGGCACGGTCCGCACCCTGCGGGCCCGGCTCGCGGTCGTCCTCGCCCCCGGCACGGAACCCGCGCTGCCGCCGGTCGACGGGCTCGACCGGATCGGTGTGTGGACCAACCGGCAGGCGACCACGGCCGGCGCGGTGCCCGGGCGGCTCGTCGTCATCGGCGGGGGAGTGGTGGCCTGCGAGATGGCCACCGCGTGGCGCTCGCTCGGCTCCTCCGTCACCCTGCTCGTCCGGGACCAGGCCCTGCTGACCGGCTGGGAGCCGTGCGCCGGCGAAGAGGTCACCCGGGGGCTCACCGGCCTGGGCGTCACGATCCGCTTCGGGGTCTCGGCCACCCGGGTCGCCCGCGACGCGACCACCCGCACCGTGACCGTGGAGACCGACGACGGCGCCACCCTCGTCTGCGACGAGCTCCTGGCCGCGGTGGGCCGTCGCCCGCGCACCGCCGGCCTCGGCCTGGAGACCGTCGGACTGCCGTCCGGTGACTGGCTCCCGGTCGACGACACCTGCCGCGTCACCGCCCTCGACGGCGACTGGCTCTACGCCGTCGGCGACGTCAACCACCGTGCGCCGCTGACCCACATGGCCAAGTACCAGGCCCGCGCCTGCGCGGCGGCGATCGCCGAGCGCGCCGCGGGCCGCCCCGCCGACACCGGCCGCCGCCAGGCCTGGAGTGCGGAGGCCGACCGCTTCGCCGTCCCGCAGGCCGTCTTCACCCAGCCCGAGATCGCGAGCGTCGGTCTCACCGAACGCGCGGCACGCGAAGCCGGAGTCGCCGTGCGCGCGGTGGAGTACCGCATCGACGACGTCGCCGGAGCCGCGCTGCACGCGGACGGCTACCGCGGCCACGCGAAGCTCGTCGTCGACGAGGCCCGGGGTGTCGTCGTCGGCTGCACACTCACCGGCCCGATGGCGACCGAACTGATCCACACGGCCACCGTCGCCATCGTCGGAGAAGTCCCGCTCGAACGGCTGTGGCACGCCGTCCCCGCCTTCCCGACGGTCAGCGAGGTCTGGCTGCGCCTCCTGGAGGCCTACGGCCTCTGA